Within Amedibacterium intestinale, the genomic segment GAAAAAAGATGGTATTGCCACATGTATAGATATACGTAAGCAATATCATATTCCTATCTTGTTTTTAACCGCAAAGGCAACAGAATATGATAAATATATAGGCTTATCTATGGGTGGAGATGATTATCTGGCAAAACCTTTTTCCAGTATGGAGCTGCTTGCCAGAGTAGGAGCATTGGTTCGAAGGTATACCGAATATCATGAACCTGTTATGCAGTCAAATCAAAAAATAATTCTTAAAGATGTTGTTGTAGATAAAGCAACTTCCAGAGTTTCTAAAGATGGTGAAGAAATCATATTAACAAACATAGAATACTCTATTTTGTTATTGCTTCTTGAACACCCAAATAAGATATTTTCTATTCAAAACATATATGAAAGTGTCTGGAATGAAGAATACGATTATCTAATGAACAGCACAGTAATGGTACATATAAAAAATCTTCGTAAAAAACTAGGGGATGATGTAAAACACCCTAAATATATAAAGAATATTTGGGGAAGGGGATATTGTCTTGCAAATTAAGTATAGAAAAATATTTCGATTGCGAAATAAATTGTCCATTACGATAATCGTCGCAATGCTGTTATCCCTTGCTTTTTTCTATTTTGCTTCAATGGGAGTGCTGGAAGCTTTACAAAGGTATTATGAATCCGATACTTATACACAAAGACTGAAAGAAACTGAAATGAAATCATTACAGGAGTATGTTAATGAACATACGTTAAAATCTAACCAGCTTTTAGCTCTGGACGAGTGGGCAGTAAAACATCCAAATATTATCCTGCAGCTATATGAAAAAGATAAGCTTATTTATGATTCCATGTATGGTGTTGTAGAAAAAGAGGGGTATTTAATAGAGGAAATAGAAGGCGTTTCAAAAGAAAACTATGTACAGGTGGAATTTCAAGATAAGCTTCTTGATGGAGTTATGATATGTTTTCCAGAATACAAGCTATATGGATATTTATCTAATATCTTATTGTTTCTTTCCTTCTTTCTATTTTTTATAATTGTTATGTTTAGTATCAATCGAAAGATAAAATATTTAGAAAAAATAAAAACGGAATTGGATACAATTAGCAGCGGGGCTTTTGAACAGGCTATTAGTATAAAAGGAAATGATGAGATTACATATGTAGCGGAATCCATCAATCATCTGAAAGCATCGCTTGTAGATAAAATGGAAAAAGAAAAAGAAGTATATAAAACAAACACCGATTTAATAACTTCACTTTCTCATGATATCCGTACACCTTTAACATCATTAAGTGGCTATTTGGAACTTGCTTTAAAAGACAATACATTAGATGAGACAACAAGAAAATACATAAAAACTTCTTTTGATAAATCTATACGCATCCGTGAGATTACCAATCAGCTTTTTGAACATTCTTTGCTTGTATCAAAAAAAGATGAAATCCAAAAAGAAGCTGTGGAAGGAAATGAATTGATTGCACAGCTTGTAGAAGATAAGTTGATTGATTTTGAAGAAAATGGTGTAAAGGTTGTAAGAAACATACAGGATGTTACCTCTATGCTTTTGGTAAATACAGGATTGATTCAAAGATTGTTTGATAATATTTTTTCTAATATTGAAAAATATGCAGATTTACAAAAAGAAATCTTTGTAGAATATTATTTGAAAGATAATTTTTTGATTGTGAAAATTTCAAATTATAAGAAAAAAAGAAATTTAAAGGCAGCTTCATCTAAAATAGGTATGAATAACTGTCGTTCTATTGTAAAAATTCATGATGGGTATTTGCATGTTGAGGATGAAAAAGAAATGTTTACACTGGAATTAGGATTAAAGTGTATACAGGAATTAGAATGATACTACTTGAAAAGATTTTCTATAGGATTTTATAGAAAGTCTTTTTTCTTTTATCTTTCTTTATACATTTTTTAGAGATATAGTATACGATAGTAACAGGAAGTTATAAACGTGGATATAACATAATTTTCTGCAATGAACTGCTTTATGTTAAGATAACATTGAAATATAGTAGATTTTTGATTATGCAAGGAGAGCGTATATGGGAAAGATTATTGGGGAAATAATAGAAATTATAACAGTATCCATTACCATTTATATTCTGTTTATTGTTGGTATCTCTGTTATCAAAACCATTTTGTATATTCATAGACATAAAGTAGAGTGGAAAGATAAATTCAGAGAGTTGTTTTTAGATTTCTTTTATGAAATTTTAAATCCGATTAACTGGTTTTTATAAGGAGGAGAAAATATGAGGCTTAAATACAGTGTTTCGATGATATCCACAATGGTTCTGTTTCTATTTGCTTTATTAGGATTATGTAATATCATACCTGATCATATTGCGCTGCCTGTTGTTGTATTTGCAGATATAACAAAAGTATTTGCTATCGCAATAGAATATAAACGAAAAGGAAATCAAACAGAATATTATTTGTTTATGGGAATTGCAGTTCTTGGATATTTGTTCTTTATATATATGTTGTTTGTAAAGTAAATAAAAATGCAGGCTTTATGGAGTTTTTCCACTTTCATGCCTGCTTTTTTTATTTGATTTCCTGATCTAATGTATTAAATAAATCTGTATCAAAAAATTCTACTAGTGTCATATCTAATCCATCGCATATTTTCTTTATGGTTGCGACAGTTGGATTTTTGCTTCTTCCGGAAGTGATATTGCTGAGAGTTGACTGTGTTATTCCGCAAATGATACTTAGTTTATTTAAAGAAATGTTTCTTTCATCACAAAGTTCATGAATTCTTTGGCAGCATACTTCGCCCATGGTCATGATACATCCACTCCTACTTCTAATTTGCTTTCATTCTACAAATTTTGACTTCTAAAGGTTAATCATATATAGTTAGAGTGGTTATATAAGGTATATTTATGTGCATTTCATAAAGGAAATTTATAGAAATATAGTCAAGATATGGTATAAAAAACACCTCTATTGTTCATACTTAACGGTAGTAAAGGAGTGTTTGTAAAGTGAAAGCAACAGGCATTGTTAGACGACTAGATGATTTGGGACGTTTGGTTATTCCAAAAGAAATAAGAAAAAAATATCGATTAAAGGAAGGAGATTCTATCGAATTTTATACGGATAGTGATCGTATCATTATACAAAAGCATGATCATTTATCAGCACATGCAGAAGAAATTGAAATTATGTGTGAAACGCTGCATGCTATGTATCAGAATACGGTTTTCTTTATTCAGGATAGTTTGCTGGAACAAAAAGGAATTCAGTTAAAAGAGATGTTTATGCAGAAATGTCATGTACATCGTATGATTTCATTTGAAAATGAACATGTGTATA encodes:
- a CDS encoding HAMP domain-containing sensor histidine kinase, with amino-acid sequence MQIKYRKIFRLRNKLSITIIVAMLLSLAFFYFASMGVLEALQRYYESDTYTQRLKETEMKSLQEYVNEHTLKSNQLLALDEWAVKHPNIILQLYEKDKLIYDSMYGVVEKEGYLIEEIEGVSKENYVQVEFQDKLLDGVMICFPEYKLYGYLSNILLFLSFFLFFIIVMFSINRKIKYLEKIKTELDTISSGAFEQAISIKGNDEITYVAESINHLKASLVDKMEKEKEVYKTNTDLITSLSHDIRTPLTSLSGYLELALKDNTLDETTRKYIKTSFDKSIRIREITNQLFEHSLLVSKKDEIQKEAVEGNELIAQLVEDKLIDFEENGVKVVRNIQDVTSMLLVNTGLIQRLFDNIFSNIEKYADLQKEIFVEYYLKDNFLIVKISNYKKKRNLKAASSKIGMNNCRSIVKIHDGYLHVEDEKEMFTLELGLKCIQELE
- a CDS encoding helix-turn-helix domain-containing protein, whose amino-acid sequence is MTMGEVCCQRIHELCDERNISLNKLSIICGITQSTLSNITSGRSKNPTVATIKKICDGLDMTLVEFFDTDLFNTLDQEIK
- a CDS encoding response regulator transcription factor, producing the protein MRKILDEYMAKGKILIVDDDADIRDVLRLLLEKDGYEIVEASNGEDAISLIDSSFQCMILDVMMPKKDGIATCIDIRKQYHIPILFLTAKATEYDKYIGLSMGGDDYLAKPFSSMELLARVGALVRRYTEYHEPVMQSNQKIILKDVVVDKATSRVSKDGEEIILTNIEYSILLLLLEHPNKIFSIQNIYESVWNEEYDYLMNSTVMVHIKNLRKKLGDDVKHPKYIKNIWGRGYCLAN
- a CDS encoding AbrB/MazE/SpoVT family DNA-binding domain-containing protein is translated as MKATGIVRRLDDLGRLVIPKEIRKKYRLKEGDSIEFYTDSDRIIIQKHDHLSAHAEEIEIMCETLHAMYQNTVFFIQDSLLEQKGIQLKEMFMQKCHVHRMISFENEHVYKDSQEKYGGLIYPITSCGDWYGAFVILLDKKTLTTEELYAVEAFTQLLSRQQLQ